The Leclercia sp. S52 genome has a segment encoding these proteins:
- the gyrA gene encoding DNA topoisomerase (ATP-hydrolyzing) subunit A encodes MSDLAREITPVNIEEELKSSYLDYAMSVIVGRALPDVRDGLKPVHRRVLYAMNVLGNDWNKAYKKSARVVGDVIGKYHPHGDTAVYDTIVRMAQPFSLRYMLVDGQGNFGSVDGDSAAAMRYTEIRMSKIAHELMADLEKETVDFVDNYDGTERIPDVMPTKIPNLLVNGASGIAVGMATNIPPHNITEVINGCLAYIDDEEISIEGLMEHIPGPDFPTAAIINGRRGIEEAYRTGRGKIYIRARAEVEADAKTGRETIIVHEIPYQVNKARLIEKIAELVKEKRIEGISALRDESDKDGMRVVIEIKRDAVGEVVLNNLYSLTQLQVSFGINMVALHHGQPKIMNLKDILSAFVRHRREVVTRRTIFELRKARDRAHILEALAVALANIDPIIELIRRAPTPAEAKAALVAQPWALGNVSAMLERAGDDAARPEWLEPEFGVRDGQYYLTEQQAQAILDLRLQKLTGLEHEKLLDEYKELLEQIAELLHILGSADRLMEVIREELELVRDQFGDERRTEITANTADINIEDLINQEDVVVTLSHQGYVKYQPLTDYEAQRRGGKGKSAARIKEEDFIDRLLVANTHDTILCFSSRGRLYWMKVYQLPEASRGARGRPIVNLLPLEQNERITAILPVREYAEGVNVFMATASGTVKKTALTEFSRPRSAGIIAVNLNEGDELIGVDLTSGSDEVMLFSAAGKVVRFKESAVRAMGRTATGVRGIKLAGEDSVVSLIVPRGEGAILTVTQNGYGKRTAQDEYPTKSRGTQGVISIKVTERNGSVVGAVQVDDADQIMMITDAGTLVRTRVSEISVVGRNTQGVILIRTAEDENVVGLQRVAEPVDDEELDSIDGSVAEGDDEIAPEADTDDDAADDAEE; translated from the coding sequence ATGAGCGACCTTGCGAGAGAAATTACACCGGTTAACATCGAGGAAGAGCTGAAGAGCTCCTATCTGGATTATGCGATGTCGGTCATTGTTGGCCGTGCGCTGCCGGATGTCCGCGATGGACTTAAGCCGGTACACCGTCGCGTACTATACGCCATGAACGTATTGGGCAATGACTGGAATAAAGCCTACAAAAAATCTGCCCGTGTCGTTGGTGACGTAATCGGTAAATATCACCCGCATGGTGATACAGCAGTTTATGACACCATCGTCCGTATGGCGCAGCCATTCTCACTGCGTTACATGCTGGTTGATGGTCAGGGTAACTTCGGTTCAGTCGACGGCGACTCCGCCGCGGCGATGCGTTATACGGAAATCCGTATGTCGAAAATCGCCCATGAACTGATGGCCGATCTGGAAAAAGAGACCGTTGATTTCGTCGATAACTACGACGGCACCGAGCGCATTCCGGATGTGATGCCAACCAAGATCCCTAACCTGCTGGTAAACGGTGCATCCGGTATCGCCGTAGGTATGGCGACCAACATTCCGCCGCACAACATCACGGAAGTGATCAACGGCTGCCTGGCCTATATCGACGATGAAGAGATCAGCATTGAAGGGCTGATGGAACACATCCCGGGCCCGGACTTCCCGACCGCCGCCATCATTAATGGCCGTCGCGGTATTGAAGAAGCCTACCGTACCGGTCGCGGCAAGATCTATATTCGTGCCCGCGCTGAAGTGGAAGCCGACGCCAAAACCGGCCGTGAGACCATTATCGTCCACGAAATTCCGTATCAGGTGAACAAAGCGCGCCTGATCGAGAAGATTGCCGAGCTGGTTAAAGAGAAACGTATTGAAGGTATCAGCGCGCTGCGTGATGAGTCTGATAAAGACGGCATGCGCGTCGTGATTGAGATCAAACGTGACGCGGTAGGGGAAGTGGTTCTTAACAACCTGTACTCCCTGACGCAGCTTCAGGTCTCCTTCGGGATCAATATGGTTGCGCTGCACCATGGTCAGCCGAAGATCATGAACCTGAAAGACATCCTGAGCGCGTTCGTGCGTCACCGCCGCGAAGTGGTGACCCGTCGTACCATTTTCGAACTGCGTAAAGCCCGCGATCGTGCGCACATCCTTGAAGCCCTGGCGGTTGCGCTGGCGAACATCGATCCAATCATCGAGCTGATTCGTCGTGCACCAACCCCTGCTGAAGCGAAAGCGGCGTTAGTGGCTCAGCCATGGGCGCTGGGCAATGTCTCTGCGATGCTGGAGCGTGCGGGCGATGATGCTGCGCGTCCGGAGTGGCTGGAGCCCGAGTTCGGCGTGCGTGATGGTCAGTATTACCTGACCGAGCAGCAGGCCCAGGCGATTCTGGATCTGCGTCTGCAGAAACTGACCGGCCTTGAGCACGAAAAACTGCTCGACGAGTACAAAGAGCTGCTGGAACAGATTGCCGAGCTGCTGCATATCCTCGGCAGCGCCGATCGTCTGATGGAAGTGATCCGCGAAGAGCTGGAGCTGGTCCGCGATCAGTTCGGCGATGAGCGTCGCACCGAAATCACGGCGAACACCGCTGATATCAACATCGAAGACCTGATCAACCAGGAAGACGTTGTTGTGACCCTGTCTCACCAGGGCTACGTGAAGTACCAGCCGTTAACCGACTACGAAGCACAGCGTCGTGGCGGCAAAGGCAAGTCAGCGGCACGTATCAAAGAAGAAGACTTTATTGACCGCCTGCTGGTGGCCAACACCCACGACACTATCCTCTGCTTCTCCAGCCGGGGCCGTCTGTACTGGATGAAGGTTTATCAGCTGCCGGAAGCGAGCCGTGGCGCGCGTGGACGTCCAATCGTCAACCTGCTGCCGCTGGAGCAGAACGAGCGTATCACCGCTATCCTGCCGGTTCGCGAGTACGCAGAAGGCGTGAACGTCTTTATGGCGACCGCCAGCGGTACGGTGAAGAAGACCGCTCTGACCGAGTTCAGCCGTCCACGTTCTGCCGGCATTATCGCCGTCAATCTGAACGAAGGCGACGAACTGATTGGTGTGGATCTGACCTCCGGTTCCGACGAAGTGATGCTGTTCTCTGCCGCCGGTAAAGTGGTGCGCTTCAAAGAGAGCGCAGTGCGCGCCATGGGTCGTACCGCGACCGGCGTACGTGGCATCAAACTGGCGGGCGAAGACAGCGTCGTTTCCCTGATTGTTCCGCGCGGCGAGGGAGCGATCCTGACCGTCACGCAGAACGGCTACGGTAAACGTACCGCCCAGGACGAGTATCCAACCAAGTCCCGCGGCACGCAGGGCGTTATCTCGATCAAAGTGACCGAGCGCAACGGCTCCGTTGTTGGCGCGGTCCAGGTTGATGATGCCGACCAGATCATGATGATCACCGATGCCGGTACGCTGGTGCGTACTCGCGTGTCGGAAATCAGCGTGGTGGGCCGTAATACCCAGGGCGTGATCCTCATCCGTACCGCGGAAGATGAAAACGTGGTGGGTCTGCAGCGTGTTGCTGAGCCAGTGGATGACGAAGAGCTCGACTCTATCGACGGCAGCGTCGCAGAAGGTGACGATGAGATCGCACCGGAAGCGGACACCGACGACGATGCAGCAGATGATGCTGAAGAGTAA